The segment GCTGGGCGAGCTTTCGATCTATGGCCTGTTCGTCGATCCGCCCTCAGGCGACCAGATCGGCGAGTAGGCGCGGCGAGACGATTTCGAACAGCGTATCGCTGCGGCGCACGATGCCGCGGCGCACGAGATTGGCGATCGCGCGCGACGCGGTTTCGCGCGTGGTGTGGACGGTGAGCGCGAGCGCGGCGAGAATGGGCGGTGGATCGATGCGATTATCCGGCCCCGCCAGACGCAGCAATTCGGCATAGATGCGCCCTGCGGCGCTGAGCGTCGTGCGCGCGGCCATGCGATCGAGCGTGACGTCGAGCTGGCGCGCGAGCAGCAGCGACAGCCCGAAACCGACATCGGCATGGTCGCGGGCGAGGGCAACGAGCGTGGCGGTTTCGATCCCGAACAGCGTGAGCGCACCCTGTGCTACGATATCGGCGCGCAGCGTTGCGGGTTCCGGATAATTGCCGAGAATTTCACCGGGGCCATAGGAGGCGAGCAGGGTGGTCTGCCCGTCTGCCGAGACGATCTGCGCCTGGGCCATCCCCTCTACCACCAGCCAGCACTGACCGACCATGTCGCCCTGCCGGACGACGATTGCCTTATTTGCGAAGGAATACAGGCGCATGGCGGAAACGAGCGCAGCCGCACCCGTGTCTCCACAGGAGAACACGGTCTTGATGACGGCGTGCCGTTCGGCCTCGAGCAAATTTCCCCCCGCACCCATAAGGAAGCAATCGACTGAAACAGCGGGCTTGCAAAACTGTCAACCATGTTTCGTGGGGGAAAATGCGTATAAACAAAGACCCAGCAACCTTGCGGTTGCTGGGTCAGTTGTTGGGAGCTCAGATAGCTCTGATTCCCTTCGGGTCGCAAAGAGACCCTAGATGATTCCCGCGATTCGGCGCGTGATCTGCATCACGCTTATTCGAAAATCGGAAATGGCCGTGGATCAGCCATGGCTGGGCTCGTTGCGCGTCTTCCACAGCGACCAGCCGACGCCGGTGGCGATCAGGCCGAAGGTGACGCCGAGGCTGAGCACCGGCGGAAACTTGCCGCCATCCAGCACGAAATCGGAGATGAAGATCTTCGCACCGATGAATACCAGAACCGCCGCCAGCGCATATTTCAGATAGTGGAAGCGGTGGATCATCGCGGCGAGCGCGAAATAGAGCGCGCGCAGGCCGAGAATGGCCATGATGTTCGAGGTGTAGATGACGAAGGTGTCGGTCGTGATCGCGAAGATCGCGGGGACGCTGTCCATCGCGAAGACGAGATCGGCGAGGTTGATCACCACCAGTGCGAGAAAGAGCGGGGTGGCGGCGTTCACCATCTTGCCGGTCTTTGTATCCGCCGTGCGCACGAAAAAGTGGTGCCCGTGCAGATCGGGCGTCACGCGCATGTGCGAGGAGATGAAGCGGATCGCGCGGTTGTTCGCGATGTCGATCGAATCGTCACCCGAAAAGAGCATCTTGATGCCGGTGAACACAAGGAACGCGGCGAAGATATAGAGCACCCAATACGCCTCTGCGATCAGCGCGGCGCCGCCCGCGATCATCAGACCGCGCAGCACGATCACCGCGAGAATGCCCCAGAGCAGGGCGCGATACTGGTATTTCGCGGGGATGGCGAAATAGGTGAAGATGAGGCTGATGACGAAGACATTGTCGATCGACAGCGCCTTTTCGATGAAATAGCCGGTGAAATACTGCATCCCCGGCTCGGCGCCGCGCGCGATCCACACCCACGCGCCGAACGCCATTGCGACGGCGATGTAGAAGATCGACAGCTTGAGGCTTTCGGCAATGCCGAGCTCGCGGTCTTCCTTGTGGAGGACACCGAGGTCGAACGCGGTCAGCGCCGCGACGATGGCGAGAAAGGCAAGCCAGAACCAGGCCGGGGTGCCCAGCCAGTCTGCAAAAAGAAACTCCATGAACATGGCTCCTCGAAATGGAAATCCATTTCGGAGAATCCGGTGCGAGGAGAGGGCACAAGGCCAGACCAGCGTTCGCATCGGATACTCCGATGCGGTCCGACATCACGCGCCTGCCCGTAGGCGAGGCCGCGCCAGAGGGGCCCGGTCCGCAAGGCCGTTTATAGGGAAAATGCGTGGGGATTTCAACCGGGGCGGCGGCGTTGGGGCACCGGTTGCGGAGGAAATTTGCGGTGGGTGGTGGCGGATGAGACGGGACTGAACCCGGAGGATCAGCCCCGGTGGACCGGCTGGTTTATT is part of the Sphingomonas sp. C3-2 genome and harbors:
- a CDS encoding Crp/Fnr family transcriptional regulator, giving the protein MLEAERHAVIKTVFSCGDTGAAALVSAMRLYSFANKAIVVRQGDMVGQCWLVVEGMAQAQIVSADGQTTLLASYGPGEILGNYPEPATLRADIVAQGALTLFGIETATLVALARDHADVGFGLSLLLARQLDVTLDRMAARTTLSAAGRIYAELLRLAGPDNRIDPPPILAALALTVHTTRETASRAIANLVRRGIVRRSDTLFEIVSPRLLADLVA
- a CDS encoding TerC family protein, with the protein product MEFLFADWLGTPAWFWLAFLAIVAALTAFDLGVLHKEDRELGIAESLKLSIFYIAVAMAFGAWVWIARGAEPGMQYFTGYFIEKALSIDNVFVISLIFTYFAIPAKYQYRALLWGILAVIVLRGLMIAGGAALIAEAYWVLYIFAAFLVFTGIKMLFSGDDSIDIANNRAIRFISSHMRVTPDLHGHHFFVRTADTKTGKMVNAATPLFLALVVINLADLVFAMDSVPAIFAITTDTFVIYTSNIMAILGLRALYFALAAMIHRFHYLKYALAAVLVFIGAKIFISDFVLDGGKFPPVLSLGVTFGLIATGVGWSLWKTRNEPSHG